In Mustela nigripes isolate SB6536 chromosome 12, MUSNIG.SB6536, whole genome shotgun sequence, one DNA window encodes the following:
- the MATR3 gene encoding matrin-3 isoform X4, with protein sequence MGDPFMLQQSTNPAPGILGPPPPSFHLGGPAVGPRGNLGAGNGNLQGPRHMQKGRVETSRVVHIMDFQRGKNLRYQLLQLVEPFGVISNHLILNKINEAFIEMATTEDAQAAVDYYTTTPALVFGKPVRVHLSQKYKRIKKPEGKPDQKFDQKQELGRVIHLSNLPHSGYSDSAVLKLAEPYGKIKNYILMRMKSQAFIEMETREDAMAMVDHCLKKALWFQGRCVKVDLSEKYKKLVLRIPNRGIDLLKKDKSRKRSYSPDGKESPSDKKSKIDGSQKTESTTEGKEQEEKSGEDGEKDTKDDQAEQEPNMLLESEDELLVDEEEAAALLESGSSVGDETDLANLGDVASDGKKEPSDKAVKKDGNASASAAAKKKLKKRRFPGSMEGFVTLDEVGDEEDSELQKLRKSGMAFKSGDKNDDGLVEIKVDKIEELDQENEAALENGIKNEENTEPGAESAENADDPNKDTSENADGQSDENKEDYTIPDEYRIGPYQPNVPVGIDYVIPKTGFYCKLCSLFYTNEEVAKNTHCSSLPHYQKLKKFLNKLAEERRQKKEA encoded by the exons at GGGTGATCCATTCATGCTGCAGCAGTCTACAAACCCAGCACCAGGAATTCTGGGACCTCCACCTCCCTCATTTCATCTTGGGGGACCAGCGGTTGGACCAAGAGGAAATCTGG GTGCTGGAAATGGGAACCTGCAAGGACCAAGACACATGCAGAAAGGCAGAGTG GAAACAAGCCGAGTTGTTCACATCATGGATTTTCAACGAGGGAAAAACTTGAGATACCAACTGTTACAGCTGGTGGAACCATTTGGAGTCATTTCAAATCATCTgattctaaataaaattaatgag GCATTTATTGAAATGGCAACTACAGAGGATGCTCAAGCTGCAGTGGATTATTATACAACCACACCAGCATTAGTATTTGGCAAGCCAGTGAGAGTTCATTTATCACAGAAGTATAAAAGAATAAAG aaaCCTGAGGGGAAGCCAGACCAGAAGTTTGATCAAAAGCAAGAGCTTGGACGTGTGATACATCTCAGCAATTTACCTCATTCTGGCTATTCTGACAGTGCAGTTCTCAAGCTTGCTGAGccttatggaaaaataaaaaattacatactGATGAGGATGAAAAGTCAG gcctttattgaGATGGAGACCAGAGAAGATGCAATGGCAATGGTCGACCACTGTTTGAAAAAGGCGCTTTGGTTTCAGGGGAGATGTGTGAAAGTTGACTtgtctgaaaaatataaaaaattggtACTGAGG attCCCAACAGAGGCATTGACTTACTGAAAAAAGATAAGTCTCg GAAAAGATCTTATTCTCCAGATGGCAAAGAATCTCCAAGCGATAAGAAATCCAAGATTGATGGTTCCCAGAAGACTGAAAGTACAACTGAAGGtaaagaacaagaagagaaatCAGGTGAAGATGgtgaaaaagacacaaaggatGACCAAGCCGAGCAAGAGCCTAACATGCTTCTTGAATCTGAAGATGAGCTACTCGTGGatgaagaagaagcagcagcactgCTAGAAAGTGGCAGTTCGGTGGGAGATGAGACAGATCTTGCTAATTTAGGTGATGTCGCTTCTGATGGGAAAAAGGAACCTTCGGACAAAGCTGtgaaaaaagatggaaatgcCAGCGCTTCAGCAGCTgcaaagaaaaagctgaaaaag CGTCGTTTCCCAGGGAGTATGGAAGGTTTTGTCACTCTAGATGAGGTTGGTGATGAGGAAGATTCGGAACTTCAGAAACTTCGTAAATCGGGCATGGCATTTAAATCTGGTGACAAAAATGATGATGGTTTGGTTGAAATTAAGGTGGACAAGATCGAGGAACTTGATCAAGAAAATGAAGCAGCGTtggaaaatggaattaaaaatgaggaaaatacagAACCAGGCGCTGAATCTGCTGAGAATGCTGATGATCCCAACAAAGATACAAGTGAAAATGCAGATGGCCAAAGTGATGAAAACAAGGAGGACTATACAATTCCAGATGAGTATAGAATTGGACCATATCAGCCCAATGTTCCTGTTG GTATAGACTATGTGATACCTAAAACAGGGTTTTACTGTAAGCTGTGTTCACTCTTTTATACAAATGAAGAAGTTGCAAAGAATACTCATTGCAGCAGCCTTCCTCATTATCAGAAATTAAAG aaatttctGAATAAATTGGCAGAAGAACGCAGGCAGAAGAAGGAAGCTTAA
- the MATR3 gene encoding matrin-3 isoform X1, translating into MSKSFQQSSLGRDSQGHGRDLSAAGIGLLAAATQSLSMPASLGRMNQGTARLASLMNLGMSSSLNQQGAHSALSSASTSSHNLQSIFNIGSRGPLPLSSQHRGDADQASNILASFGLSARDLDELSRYPEDKITPENLPQILLQLKRRRTEEGPTLSYGRDGRSATREPPYRVPRDDWEEKRHFRRDSFDDRGPSLNPVLDYDHGSRSQESGYYDRMDYEDDRLRDGERCRDDSFFGETSHNYHKFDSEYERMGRGPGPLQERSLFEKKRGAPPSSNIEDFHGLLPKGYPHLCSICDLPVHSNKEWSQHINGASHSRRCQLLLEIYPEWNPDNDTGHTMGDPFMLQQSTNPAPGILGPPPPSFHLGGPAVGPRGNLGAGNGNLQGPRHMQKGRVETSRVVHIMDFQRGKNLRYQLLQLVEPFGVISNHLILNKINEAFIEMATTEDAQAAVDYYTTTPALVFGKPVRVHLSQKYKRIKKPEGKPDQKFDQKQELGRVIHLSNLPHSGYSDSAVLKLAEPYGKIKNYILMRMKSQAFIEMETREDAMAMVDHCLKKALWFQGRCVKVDLSEKYKKLVLRIPNRGIDLLKKDKSRKRSYSPDGKESPSDKKSKIDGSQKTESTTEGKEQEEKSGEDGEKDTKDDQAEQEPNMLLESEDELLVDEEEAAALLESGSSVGDETDLANLGDVASDGKKEPSDKAVKKDGNASASAAAKKKLKKRRFPGSMEGFVTLDEVGDEEDSELQKLRKSGMAFKSGDKNDDGLVEIKVDKIEELDQENEAALENGIKNEENTEPGAESAENADDPNKDTSENADGQSDENKEDYTIPDEYRIGPYQPNVPVGIDYVIPKTGFYCKLCSLFYTNEEVAKNTHCSSLPHYQKLKKFLNKLAEERRQKKEA; encoded by the exons ATGTCCAAGTCATTCCAGCAGTCATCTCTCGGTAGGGACTCACAGGGTCATGGGCGTGACCTGTCTGCAGCAGGAATAGGCCTTCTTGCTGCTGCTACCCAGTCTTTAAGTATGCCAGCATCTCTTGGAAGGATGAACCAGGGTACTGCACGCCTTGCTAGtttaatgaatcttggaatgaGTTCTTCATTGAATCAACAAGGAGCTCATAGTGCACTGTCTTCTGCTAGTACTTCTTCCCATAATTTGCAGTCTATATTTAACATTGGAAGTAGAGGTCCACTCCCTTTGTCTTCTCAACACCGTGGAGATGCAGACCAGGCCAGTAACATTTTGGCCAGCTTTGGTCTGTCTGCTAGAGACTTAGATGAACTGAGTCGTTATCCAGAGGACAAGATTACTCCTGAGAATTTGCCCCAAATCCTTCTACAGCTTAAAAGGAGGAGAACTGAAGAAGGCCCTACATTGAGTTATGGTAGAGATGGCAGATCTGCTACACGGGAACCACCATACAGAGTACCTAGGGATGATTGGGAAGAAAAAAGGCACTTTAGAAGAGATAGTTTTGATGATCGTGGTCCTAGTCTCAACCCAGTGCTTGATTATGACCATGGAAGTCGTTCTCAAGAATCTGGTTATTATGACAGAATGGATTATGAAGATGACAGATTAAGAGATGGAGAAAGGTGTAGGGATGATTCTTTTTTTGGTGAGACCTCGCATAACTATCATAAATTTGACAGTGAGTATGAGAGAATGGGACGTGGTCCTGGCCCCTTACAAGAGAGATCTCTCTTTGAGAAAAAGAGGGGCGCTCCTCCAAGTAGCAATATTGAAGACTTCCATGGACTCTTACCGAAGGGTTATCCCCATCTGTGCTCTATATGTGATTTGCCAGTTCATTCTAATAAG GAGTGGAGTCAACATATCAATGGAGCAAGTCACAGTCGTCGATGCCAGCTTCTTCTTGAAAT CTACCCAGAATGGAATCCTGACAATGATACAGGACACACAat GGGTGATCCATTCATGCTGCAGCAGTCTACAAACCCAGCACCAGGAATTCTGGGACCTCCACCTCCCTCATTTCATCTTGGGGGACCAGCGGTTGGACCAAGAGGAAATCTGG GTGCTGGAAATGGGAACCTGCAAGGACCAAGACACATGCAGAAAGGCAGAGTG GAAACAAGCCGAGTTGTTCACATCATGGATTTTCAACGAGGGAAAAACTTGAGATACCAACTGTTACAGCTGGTGGAACCATTTGGAGTCATTTCAAATCATCTgattctaaataaaattaatgag GCATTTATTGAAATGGCAACTACAGAGGATGCTCAAGCTGCAGTGGATTATTATACAACCACACCAGCATTAGTATTTGGCAAGCCAGTGAGAGTTCATTTATCACAGAAGTATAAAAGAATAAAG aaaCCTGAGGGGAAGCCAGACCAGAAGTTTGATCAAAAGCAAGAGCTTGGACGTGTGATACATCTCAGCAATTTACCTCATTCTGGCTATTCTGACAGTGCAGTTCTCAAGCTTGCTGAGccttatggaaaaataaaaaattacatactGATGAGGATGAAAAGTCAG gcctttattgaGATGGAGACCAGAGAAGATGCAATGGCAATGGTCGACCACTGTTTGAAAAAGGCGCTTTGGTTTCAGGGGAGATGTGTGAAAGTTGACTtgtctgaaaaatataaaaaattggtACTGAGG attCCCAACAGAGGCATTGACTTACTGAAAAAAGATAAGTCTCg GAAAAGATCTTATTCTCCAGATGGCAAAGAATCTCCAAGCGATAAGAAATCCAAGATTGATGGTTCCCAGAAGACTGAAAGTACAACTGAAGGtaaagaacaagaagagaaatCAGGTGAAGATGgtgaaaaagacacaaaggatGACCAAGCCGAGCAAGAGCCTAACATGCTTCTTGAATCTGAAGATGAGCTACTCGTGGatgaagaagaagcagcagcactgCTAGAAAGTGGCAGTTCGGTGGGAGATGAGACAGATCTTGCTAATTTAGGTGATGTCGCTTCTGATGGGAAAAAGGAACCTTCGGACAAAGCTGtgaaaaaagatggaaatgcCAGCGCTTCAGCAGCTgcaaagaaaaagctgaaaaag CGTCGTTTCCCAGGGAGTATGGAAGGTTTTGTCACTCTAGATGAGGTTGGTGATGAGGAAGATTCGGAACTTCAGAAACTTCGTAAATCGGGCATGGCATTTAAATCTGGTGACAAAAATGATGATGGTTTGGTTGAAATTAAGGTGGACAAGATCGAGGAACTTGATCAAGAAAATGAAGCAGCGTtggaaaatggaattaaaaatgaggaaaatacagAACCAGGCGCTGAATCTGCTGAGAATGCTGATGATCCCAACAAAGATACAAGTGAAAATGCAGATGGCCAAAGTGATGAAAACAAGGAGGACTATACAATTCCAGATGAGTATAGAATTGGACCATATCAGCCCAATGTTCCTGTTG GTATAGACTATGTGATACCTAAAACAGGGTTTTACTGTAAGCTGTGTTCACTCTTTTATACAAATGAAGAAGTTGCAAAGAATACTCATTGCAGCAGCCTTCCTCATTATCAGAAATTAAAG aaatttctGAATAAATTGGCAGAAGAACGCAGGCAGAAGAAGGAAGCTTAA
- the MATR3 gene encoding matrin-3 isoform X3 yields MLGAQWRRNQPPRAAEEWSQHINGASHSRRCQLLLEIYPEWNPDNDTGHTMGDPFMLQQSTNPAPGILGPPPPSFHLGGPAVGPRGNLGAGNGNLQGPRHMQKGRVETSRVVHIMDFQRGKNLRYQLLQLVEPFGVISNHLILNKINEAFIEMATTEDAQAAVDYYTTTPALVFGKPVRVHLSQKYKRIKKPEGKPDQKFDQKQELGRVIHLSNLPHSGYSDSAVLKLAEPYGKIKNYILMRMKSQAFIEMETREDAMAMVDHCLKKALWFQGRCVKVDLSEKYKKLVLRIPNRGIDLLKKDKSRKRSYSPDGKESPSDKKSKIDGSQKTESTTEGKEQEEKSGEDGEKDTKDDQAEQEPNMLLESEDELLVDEEEAAALLESGSSVGDETDLANLGDVASDGKKEPSDKAVKKDGNASASAAAKKKLKKRRFPGSMEGFVTLDEVGDEEDSELQKLRKSGMAFKSGDKNDDGLVEIKVDKIEELDQENEAALENGIKNEENTEPGAESAENADDPNKDTSENADGQSDENKEDYTIPDEYRIGPYQPNVPVGIDYVIPKTGFYCKLCSLFYTNEEVAKNTHCSSLPHYQKLKKFLNKLAEERRQKKEA; encoded by the exons GAGTGGAGTCAACATATCAATGGAGCAAGTCACAGTCGTCGATGCCAGCTTCTTCTTGAAAT CTACCCAGAATGGAATCCTGACAATGATACAGGACACACAat GGGTGATCCATTCATGCTGCAGCAGTCTACAAACCCAGCACCAGGAATTCTGGGACCTCCACCTCCCTCATTTCATCTTGGGGGACCAGCGGTTGGACCAAGAGGAAATCTGG GTGCTGGAAATGGGAACCTGCAAGGACCAAGACACATGCAGAAAGGCAGAGTG GAAACAAGCCGAGTTGTTCACATCATGGATTTTCAACGAGGGAAAAACTTGAGATACCAACTGTTACAGCTGGTGGAACCATTTGGAGTCATTTCAAATCATCTgattctaaataaaattaatgag GCATTTATTGAAATGGCAACTACAGAGGATGCTCAAGCTGCAGTGGATTATTATACAACCACACCAGCATTAGTATTTGGCAAGCCAGTGAGAGTTCATTTATCACAGAAGTATAAAAGAATAAAG aaaCCTGAGGGGAAGCCAGACCAGAAGTTTGATCAAAAGCAAGAGCTTGGACGTGTGATACATCTCAGCAATTTACCTCATTCTGGCTATTCTGACAGTGCAGTTCTCAAGCTTGCTGAGccttatggaaaaataaaaaattacatactGATGAGGATGAAAAGTCAG gcctttattgaGATGGAGACCAGAGAAGATGCAATGGCAATGGTCGACCACTGTTTGAAAAAGGCGCTTTGGTTTCAGGGGAGATGTGTGAAAGTTGACTtgtctgaaaaatataaaaaattggtACTGAGG attCCCAACAGAGGCATTGACTTACTGAAAAAAGATAAGTCTCg GAAAAGATCTTATTCTCCAGATGGCAAAGAATCTCCAAGCGATAAGAAATCCAAGATTGATGGTTCCCAGAAGACTGAAAGTACAACTGAAGGtaaagaacaagaagagaaatCAGGTGAAGATGgtgaaaaagacacaaaggatGACCAAGCCGAGCAAGAGCCTAACATGCTTCTTGAATCTGAAGATGAGCTACTCGTGGatgaagaagaagcagcagcactgCTAGAAAGTGGCAGTTCGGTGGGAGATGAGACAGATCTTGCTAATTTAGGTGATGTCGCTTCTGATGGGAAAAAGGAACCTTCGGACAAAGCTGtgaaaaaagatggaaatgcCAGCGCTTCAGCAGCTgcaaagaaaaagctgaaaaag CGTCGTTTCCCAGGGAGTATGGAAGGTTTTGTCACTCTAGATGAGGTTGGTGATGAGGAAGATTCGGAACTTCAGAAACTTCGTAAATCGGGCATGGCATTTAAATCTGGTGACAAAAATGATGATGGTTTGGTTGAAATTAAGGTGGACAAGATCGAGGAACTTGATCAAGAAAATGAAGCAGCGTtggaaaatggaattaaaaatgaggaaaatacagAACCAGGCGCTGAATCTGCTGAGAATGCTGATGATCCCAACAAAGATACAAGTGAAAATGCAGATGGCCAAAGTGATGAAAACAAGGAGGACTATACAATTCCAGATGAGTATAGAATTGGACCATATCAGCCCAATGTTCCTGTTG GTATAGACTATGTGATACCTAAAACAGGGTTTTACTGTAAGCTGTGTTCACTCTTTTATACAAATGAAGAAGTTGCAAAGAATACTCATTGCAGCAGCCTTCCTCATTATCAGAAATTAAAG aaatttctGAATAAATTGGCAGAAGAACGCAGGCAGAAGAAGGAAGCTTAA
- the MATR3 gene encoding matrin-3 isoform X2 gives MSKSFQQSSLGRDSQGHGRDLSAAGIGLLAAATQSLSMPASLGRMNQGTARLASLMNLGMSSSLNQQGAHSALSSASTSSHNLQSIFNIGSRGPLPLSSQHRGDADQASNILASFGLSARDLDELSRYPEDKITPENLPQILLQLKRRRTEEGPTLSYGRDGRSATREPPYRVPRDDWEEKRHFRRDSFDDRGPSLNPVLDYDHGSRSQESGYYDRMDYEDDRLRDGERCRDDSFFGETSHNYHKFDSEYERMGRGPGPLQERSLFEKKRGAPPSSNIEDFHGLLPKGYPHLCSICDLPVHSNKEWSQHINGASHSRRCQLLLEIYPEWNPDNDTGHTMGDPFMLQQSTNPAPGILGPPPPSFHLGGPAVGPRGNLGAGNGNLQGPRHMQKGRVETSRVVHIMDFQRGKNLRYQLLQLVEPFGVISNHLILNKINEAFIEMATTEDAQAAVDYYTTTPALVFGKPVRVHLSQKYKRIKKPEGKPDQKFDQKQELGRVIHLSNLPHSGYSDSAVLKLAEPYGKIKNYILMRMKSQAFIEMETREDAMAMVDHCLKKALWFQGRCVKVDLSEKYKKLVLRIPNRGIDLLKKDKSRKRSYSPDGKESPSDKKSKIDGSQKTESTTEGKEQEEKSGEDGEKDTKDDQAEQEPNMLLESEDELLVDEEEAAALLESGSSVGDETDLANLGDVASDGKKEPSDKAVKKDGNASASAAAKKKLKKVDKIEELDQENEAALENGIKNEENTEPGAESAENADDPNKDTSENADGQSDENKEDYTIPDEYRIGPYQPNVPVGIDYVIPKTGFYCKLCSLFYTNEEVAKNTHCSSLPHYQKLKKFLNKLAEERRQKKEA, from the exons ATGTCCAAGTCATTCCAGCAGTCATCTCTCGGTAGGGACTCACAGGGTCATGGGCGTGACCTGTCTGCAGCAGGAATAGGCCTTCTTGCTGCTGCTACCCAGTCTTTAAGTATGCCAGCATCTCTTGGAAGGATGAACCAGGGTACTGCACGCCTTGCTAGtttaatgaatcttggaatgaGTTCTTCATTGAATCAACAAGGAGCTCATAGTGCACTGTCTTCTGCTAGTACTTCTTCCCATAATTTGCAGTCTATATTTAACATTGGAAGTAGAGGTCCACTCCCTTTGTCTTCTCAACACCGTGGAGATGCAGACCAGGCCAGTAACATTTTGGCCAGCTTTGGTCTGTCTGCTAGAGACTTAGATGAACTGAGTCGTTATCCAGAGGACAAGATTACTCCTGAGAATTTGCCCCAAATCCTTCTACAGCTTAAAAGGAGGAGAACTGAAGAAGGCCCTACATTGAGTTATGGTAGAGATGGCAGATCTGCTACACGGGAACCACCATACAGAGTACCTAGGGATGATTGGGAAGAAAAAAGGCACTTTAGAAGAGATAGTTTTGATGATCGTGGTCCTAGTCTCAACCCAGTGCTTGATTATGACCATGGAAGTCGTTCTCAAGAATCTGGTTATTATGACAGAATGGATTATGAAGATGACAGATTAAGAGATGGAGAAAGGTGTAGGGATGATTCTTTTTTTGGTGAGACCTCGCATAACTATCATAAATTTGACAGTGAGTATGAGAGAATGGGACGTGGTCCTGGCCCCTTACAAGAGAGATCTCTCTTTGAGAAAAAGAGGGGCGCTCCTCCAAGTAGCAATATTGAAGACTTCCATGGACTCTTACCGAAGGGTTATCCCCATCTGTGCTCTATATGTGATTTGCCAGTTCATTCTAATAAG GAGTGGAGTCAACATATCAATGGAGCAAGTCACAGTCGTCGATGCCAGCTTCTTCTTGAAAT CTACCCAGAATGGAATCCTGACAATGATACAGGACACACAat GGGTGATCCATTCATGCTGCAGCAGTCTACAAACCCAGCACCAGGAATTCTGGGACCTCCACCTCCCTCATTTCATCTTGGGGGACCAGCGGTTGGACCAAGAGGAAATCTGG GTGCTGGAAATGGGAACCTGCAAGGACCAAGACACATGCAGAAAGGCAGAGTG GAAACAAGCCGAGTTGTTCACATCATGGATTTTCAACGAGGGAAAAACTTGAGATACCAACTGTTACAGCTGGTGGAACCATTTGGAGTCATTTCAAATCATCTgattctaaataaaattaatgag GCATTTATTGAAATGGCAACTACAGAGGATGCTCAAGCTGCAGTGGATTATTATACAACCACACCAGCATTAGTATTTGGCAAGCCAGTGAGAGTTCATTTATCACAGAAGTATAAAAGAATAAAG aaaCCTGAGGGGAAGCCAGACCAGAAGTTTGATCAAAAGCAAGAGCTTGGACGTGTGATACATCTCAGCAATTTACCTCATTCTGGCTATTCTGACAGTGCAGTTCTCAAGCTTGCTGAGccttatggaaaaataaaaaattacatactGATGAGGATGAAAAGTCAG gcctttattgaGATGGAGACCAGAGAAGATGCAATGGCAATGGTCGACCACTGTTTGAAAAAGGCGCTTTGGTTTCAGGGGAGATGTGTGAAAGTTGACTtgtctgaaaaatataaaaaattggtACTGAGG attCCCAACAGAGGCATTGACTTACTGAAAAAAGATAAGTCTCg GAAAAGATCTTATTCTCCAGATGGCAAAGAATCTCCAAGCGATAAGAAATCCAAGATTGATGGTTCCCAGAAGACTGAAAGTACAACTGAAGGtaaagaacaagaagagaaatCAGGTGAAGATGgtgaaaaagacacaaaggatGACCAAGCCGAGCAAGAGCCTAACATGCTTCTTGAATCTGAAGATGAGCTACTCGTGGatgaagaagaagcagcagcactgCTAGAAAGTGGCAGTTCGGTGGGAGATGAGACAGATCTTGCTAATTTAGGTGATGTCGCTTCTGATGGGAAAAAGGAACCTTCGGACAAAGCTGtgaaaaaagatggaaatgcCAGCGCTTCAGCAGCTgcaaagaaaaagctgaaaaag GTGGACAAGATCGAGGAACTTGATCAAGAAAATGAAGCAGCGTtggaaaatggaattaaaaatgaggaaaatacagAACCAGGCGCTGAATCTGCTGAGAATGCTGATGATCCCAACAAAGATACAAGTGAAAATGCAGATGGCCAAAGTGATGAAAACAAGGAGGACTATACAATTCCAGATGAGTATAGAATTGGACCATATCAGCCCAATGTTCCTGTTG GTATAGACTATGTGATACCTAAAACAGGGTTTTACTGTAAGCTGTGTTCACTCTTTTATACAAATGAAGAAGTTGCAAAGAATACTCATTGCAGCAGCCTTCCTCATTATCAGAAATTAAAG aaatttctGAATAAATTGGCAGAAGAACGCAGGCAGAAGAAGGAAGCTTAA